AGATGAGCGCTATGCGGCGCTGTTGGCACAGGTCCGGCAGTTGGGAGTGGAAGTGGTTTGCTACGGGGCAAAGTTATCACCTGACGGTATTTATCTCTGCGATAAGCTGCCGTTTTTTATCGATTAGCGCAGTCGGGTCCCTATAAATAGACAACCGGCCAGCACGATCGCCAAATACGCCCTCCTTCACACGATTGTCAAGCGGGCGACAGGAATAATTGCCAACCTACCTTCCTTCTGTTATTTATAGCGGCCTGTTTTTCCCCCGCATTGGGGATTCGATAGTGCGTGTGTATGTAGGAGAAGCAACATGCAAGAAGGGCAAAACCGTAAAACCTCGTCCTTGAGCATTCTCGCCATCGCTGGGGTGGAGCCGTACCAAGAGAAGCCGGGCGAAGAGTACATGAACGACGCCCAGTTGTCGCATTTCAAGCGCATTCTTGAAGCGTGGCGCAACCAGCTCAGGGACGAAGTGGACCGTACTGTATCGCATATGCAAGAAGAGGCAGCCAACTTCCCTGATCCGGCCGACCGTGCTACCCAGGAAGAAGAGTTCAGCCTTGAACTGCGTAACCGTGACCGTGAACGCAAACTGATCAAAAAGATCGAGAAAACGCTGAAGAAAGTGGAAGACGATGATTTCGGCTACTGCGAATCTTGTGGCGTGGAGATCGGCATTCGTCGCCTCGAAGCGCGTCCGACCGCCGATCTGTGCATCGACTGCAAGACGCTGGCTGAGATCCGCGAAAAGCAGATGGCCGGCTAATACCGCTACTCTAAATGATTGGAGCTGCATCAAGGCGGCAAGAATGCGCATCCCGATGAGCTTACTCAAGTAAGTGATTCGGGTAAGCAGGCGCAGCTAACACAGATGCAGTTTCAAGCATAACGAGTATGTTACCGCTGCGGCGTGCACATCCACGTGCGCCGCACAGAGAAAAGGGAACCTCTCCCCTCTGATATGCAAGAAAGTCATTATGTGGGGCGCTTTGCCCCATCGCCTTCCGGGGATCTGCATTTCGGTTCGCTGATTGCCGCTCTGGGAAGCTACCTTCAGGCTCGCGCCCAACGCGGGCAGTGGCTGGTTCGCATCGAAGATATCGACCCGCCGCGCGAAGTCCCCGGCGCCGCCGCTCGCATCCTGTCCGCGCTGGAACATTATGGTCTCCACTGGGACGGCCAGGTCATCTATCAATCCCAACGTCACGACGCCTATCGCGCCGCGCTGGATCTGTTGCAGCGCCAGGGGCTCAGCTATTACTGCACCTGCACCCGCAGCCGCATCCAGCAGATCGGCGGATTGTACGACGGCCACTGCCGCGATTTGCAGCTCGGCCCGCAGGGCGCCGCCATCCGCTTGCGCCAGACCGCGCCCGTTTACGGGTTCCACGATCGCCTGCAGGGGGAGTTACACGCCGATCCGGCGCTGGCGGGGGAAGACTTTATCATTCGCCGCCGCGACGGGCTGTTCGCCTACAACCTGGCGGTGGTGATCGACGACCATTTTCAGGGCGTGACCGAAATTGTGCGCGGCGCCGACCTGATCGAACCGACGGTGCGTCAAATTGCCCTCTATCGCCAGCTGCAGGCGCCGGTGCCCGCCTATGTGCATCTGCCGCTGGCGCTGGGCGCCAACGGCATCAAGTTGTCGAAGCAAAATCATGCGCCGGCGTTGCCTGCAGGCGATCCGCGCCCGGTGCTGATCGCCGCGCTGAAATTTCTGCGCCAACCGCTGCCGGAAAGCTGGCAAGATCTTGACCTGCCATTATTATTGAGCTGGGCGGTCGCACATTGGCGGTTGGAAAACGTGCCGCGTCAGGAGGCTATCCCTCTGGATGAAAACACGCCGGCATTCTCAAAGGAGCCATGGTGAGCTATGATTAGCCGCTATTTTTTGTTAGCTCCATTTTTATCAGTCACTATCGAGGTGTACCATTTTTACCCGAGTAGCCAACTTCTGTCGTAAGGTACTGACCCGCGATGACAAGCTGCCCCGCGACGACGCGGCGGCCGGCGATAAAAACGTAGTCCGCGAAGAGCGTGCCGCGGCGCCAAGCCGCCCTGCGCCGCAGCCGCGCGCCGCCGATAACGGCAGCAACGCCCCTGCCCGCCGCTCAACGCCGCGCAAGCGTCCGCCTTTTCCTATCGCCGAGAGCAACGGCTCGATGACCGTGATCCCGCGCGAACAGCACTCGATTTCCCGCAAAGACATCAGCGAGAATGCGCTGAAAGTGCTTTACCGCCTGAACAAGTCCGGCTACGAAGCCTATCTGGTCGGCGGCGGCGTGCGCGATCTATTGCTCGGCAAAAAGCCGAAAGACTTCGACATCACCACCAACGCCACGCCGGAGCAGGTGCGCAAGCTGTTCCGCAACTGCCGCCTGGTCGGCCGCCGCTTCCGCTTGGCGCACGTGATGTTCGGGCCGGAAATCATCGAAGTGGCCACCTTCCGCGGCCACCACGAACAGAATCAGGAATCCGACAAGAACTCGTCCCAGCAGGCGCAAAACGGCATGCTGCTGCGCGACAACATCTTCGGTTCGATCGAAGAAGACGCCCAGCGACGTGATTTCACCATCAACAGCCTGTACTACGGCGTGGCGGATTTCACCCTGCGCGATTACGTCGGCGGCCTGAACGACCTGAAACAGGGCGTGATTCGCCTGATCGGCGATCCGGAAACCCGCTACCGCGAAGATCCGGTGCGCATGCTGCGCGCGGTGCGCTTCGCCGCCAAGCTGGACATGCGCATCAGCGAAGAGACCGCCGAGCCGATCCCACGTC
The sequence above is drawn from the Serratia sp. FDAARGOS_506 genome and encodes:
- the dksA gene encoding RNA polymerase-binding protein DksA — translated: MQEGQNRKTSSLSILAIAGVEPYQEKPGEEYMNDAQLSHFKRILEAWRNQLRDEVDRTVSHMQEEAANFPDPADRATQEEEFSLELRNRDRERKLIKKIEKTLKKVEDDDFGYCESCGVEIGIRRLEARPTADLCIDCKTLAEIREKQMAG
- the pcnB gene encoding polynucleotide adenylyltransferase PcnB gives rise to the protein MFTRVANFCRKVLTRDDKLPRDDAAAGDKNVVREERAAAPSRPAPQPRAADNGSNAPARRSTPRKRPPFPIAESNGSMTVIPREQHSISRKDISENALKVLYRLNKSGYEAYLVGGGVRDLLLGKKPKDFDITTNATPEQVRKLFRNCRLVGRRFRLAHVMFGPEIIEVATFRGHHEQNQESDKNSSQQAQNGMLLRDNIFGSIEEDAQRRDFTINSLYYGVADFTLRDYVGGLNDLKQGVIRLIGDPETRYREDPVRMLRAVRFAAKLDMRISEETAEPIPRLASLLHEIPPARLFEESLKLLQAGYGFQTYLKLCEYQLFQPLFPLIARNFTPNHDTPMERILVQVLKNTDHRLQNDMRVNPAFLFAAMLWYPLLEHAQKLAQESGLAYYDAFALAMNDVLDEQCRSLAIPKRITTLVRDIWQLQLRLSRRQGKRAHKLMEHPKFRAAYDLLALRAEVEDNQEMLRLAEWWGEFQDATPARQKAMLSTLGDDPAPRRARQRRPRRRAPRKEGA
- the gluQRS gene encoding tRNA glutamyl-Q(34) synthetase GluQRS translates to MQESHYVGRFAPSPSGDLHFGSLIAALGSYLQARAQRGQWLVRIEDIDPPREVPGAAARILSALEHYGLHWDGQVIYQSQRHDAYRAALDLLQRQGLSYYCTCTRSRIQQIGGLYDGHCRDLQLGPQGAAIRLRQTAPVYGFHDRLQGELHADPALAGEDFIIRRRDGLFAYNLAVVIDDHFQGVTEIVRGADLIEPTVRQIALYRQLQAPVPAYVHLPLALGANGIKLSKQNHAPALPAGDPRPVLIAALKFLRQPLPESWQDLDLPLLLSWAVAHWRLENVPRQEAIPLDENTPAFSKEPW